The nucleotide window CGCACCCTGCATATGGAGAATGGCTGCTGTCAAATTAACCTCTAGTGTGCGCGATAACGCCGCCTGAGAAATCATCCCTAACTTGGCAGGCTCCATGATACCAGCGTTATTAACCAGGACATCCAGGCGACGAAAACGCTTGAAAATCTCTTGAAATGAGCGACTGATTGATTCCTGCTCTGCCATGTCGTAAGTCAGCAGCATGCTCTCTACAGCGCAAGACGGGGGAAGGGCCTCCAACAATTGATTCAAAGACACTGCGGTGCGGGCATGCAACACCAACTTGTAACCCTCTTGGGCCAACGCCTTCGCACAAGCAGCGCCAATGCCACGTGAGGCACCGGTGACAAATGCAACGCGGTTGCTCATTTTACGGGTTCAGATATTTTGCAACAATCAGCTTTGCTTTGGCAAAACTACCCATTTCGATCACATCCTCAGCATCTATCATGATATCAAACGCTTCTTCAATTGCAGCAACAAGAGTCATGTGCGCAACAGAATCCCATTCCGGAATTTCCGAGTACCTTAAATCATCATTTATCGACTCAAAAGTGACACCCAGTGAGCTTGCGAATATATCCTGCAGCTTATTTTCCATATTACAAACCAAAGAAATTATGATCAAATAAAATTCACAAATAATTCGGAAAGTCAAAACCACAATTATTAATTGATAATTGATTTACCCAAACTATCAAACCAAGATTATTTAGAGAGAATTTTTACCCCCCAGCTAGCTCTCGCTCCTCAAAGAAGAATCAACTTCTACCCTATCCCCTACTCTTTCCACAACACTATAAGCTGGCTTCTCCATCGCCCTAGAGTACATCCTGGCAAGATATTCTCCAATGACGCCAAGACAGAATAGTTGTGCGCCAGCAAAAATTGTGACGATTGATGCAATGAAGCTAAACCCTGGGACAGGGGAGTCCACAGCAAGGTAGCGGAAAAGCACATATATCAATATTACGACACCCACCATAGAAAACAGAATACCCAAGATGCTTGCGATCCGAAGCGGAAGAGTAGAAAATCCAGTTGCCATATTAATGGCATGCGCCATTAGTTTTTTTAGCGAATATCCTGACTCGCCTGCAGTACGCGGATCATGTTTAACGACGACATGACCAAATTTGGTTGTACCCCAAGTCAGCAAAACTTCGATATTGACAGCGGGACTCCTGTAGTCAACGAAAGACTCTTTGATATATCCTCTGAATGCACGAAAAGCGCTTGTTTTGCTAGCAACCTCAACCCCCATCATATTTCCGAGCGCAAGTTTTGTAATACGCGAAGCAGAATTCCGAAAGAAACCATGCGTCTGAACCTCAGGATATCCATAGACAACATCACAGCCTCGATTTAATTGATCCAGCAGCTTCGGTATCTCTTCCGGAGGATTTTGCAGATCATCATCCAGCGTGACAATTACGCGCCCCTGCGCCGCTCGGATGCCACAAAGCAACGCATTGTGCTGCCCATAGTTCCTGCCCAACTTGATTCCAAAAATTCTAGAATCCTCAACAGAAATACTCTTAATAATATTCCACGAATCGTCTCCACCACCATCCTCAACAAAAATTATCTCGAATGGAATTCTCGCGAGATCCATTGCCGTCTTTACACGACGATAGAGCTCCCTTAATGTCGATTGAGAACGATAAACAGGAACCACAATGGATAATTCAAGACCCATACCTCCTCCACATTATTAATGCACATCAGAAATGCGCACAATGGAAACCCCTTTGAAAACAACCTCCTCATTTCCAAGGGCGAAAACCCTGAACTCCATAACACTACTCATATTGACAGAAAAATCGATCCACTGCGCTCCAGAACTTTCGGTTATTACTCTTTGACCGAGAACTTCCGCCCCTCCGCTGGACACAACATCCAGCTTGGCGGATCCATTTGGATGATAATTCGTCAAAATATCAAATGTCACCCGATATCGCCCGGGCTCAACATTCACATACGGCCCATAGTGAAGTATACCGATCTCCCCCTTTTGCGCTATCAGCTTTGCTCCGTCTCCTTCTTTAAAGATATGCCCAATCTGATTCAACGATGACGATCCAACAGGGAAAAAGACAGGCATTTTATAACTCATATCCCACCCCGGCAATCTGGCGATATTTTCTGCAAATATGAATATGACATACCCAGCTGCCCTGAGGGTTGCCTGAAGCGGCATTCCAAATTCAGCCATCTTATCCAAACTCACCAAATCAGCTTCTTTTTCATCAAGCAACAAAAAAGTCCTCCCACTCCACGCAGCTGGGCGATACCAGCGATTCGACGAGAGCCAACGATGGGGAGCAGGCATTCCATTCTGAATAACAATTTGCCGAACTCTTACCTCTTCATTACTAAGAACGCTCAATACTCCAGCATTCCAAAAACTGGCATAGCCATACTCCAAACCATTCTCCCTTAAAATTCCGATCAACTCTTGCCTGATCGGATCCGAATAAGAATCAGCTCGCCAGGGGCTGGCGATAGTTCCGCGCGAGAAAGAATTCGGCACGCCGCAAATCACAACAGCATTGGAAACAAGAACAAAAAAAATAGCAGCCACAGCCATTATCAAACCTGGCGACTGCGTCAAAACCAATGGCATGCCCAGCAGACATATTAACCCTAAAACCACACCAGGCACTAGATAACGCGAAACCGAAACAGGATCATTCATATCTGGTATTGTAGTGGCCACCTGCATAAATAAGCTTATCGCAATTATGAAAAAAGCAAACAAACCGATCAGCTTGCCGCCCTCACCTGAACCTCTAAGAAGTCGCACGATAGCAAGAGGAATAATAGCCGATATTAAGCATGCGACAATAAGCCGTACCTCGGAATACAATCCACGCCAGGAAAACAATGGACTATCTGCCGCTGGCAGCCCCCCAAGAAGCCCCAAAAAACCTTTGAAGGCCAACACAATATGACGAAGAATACTTTCAAAAGGCAACCAACGGGCAGAGGCAGTACCATCCACGTTGTTAACCTTCATCATGGTTGCGACATGAAGCCACGTACCTAAAAATGCACCGACACAACTAAAAATAATGAGCATCAAATACAAGCGCCGCTCTTTACCTTCTTTTGCGAGAAACTGATAAACAAACGCAGCAAACAAAGGGGCACCATAGGTTACTATTGCTCTTTTGGGATTCCCCCAATAAACCATTACAAGAAATATAATCAGCAACAATGCCCATATTTTTCCAAATCGATCATCGCCGGATGAATATTTCCACGAAAAGAAGACAAGGCAGCAACAAGAAAAAAATGTTGGCCCATAACTCACTTGACCATACAAATTTTCCGCCATAGGCCCAGAAATTCCAGACAAAACAACTGCGATAATTAAAATTTTGCGCCAGAGAGGAATTCCCATCATTCCGACAACAAGCCATACTCCATAAGCGATCAGGCAAGAAAAGATCAGGCCAGAAATGGCATGCACAACAAAGCCAGCAGGCATAAATGCAAGCAACGGGACGATGAGCATGTGTCCGAAAAACACCCAAAGATCCCCATTGGCATAATTCCACTCGCGCGGAAAAAAATCACCTGTCTCAAAGATCTCCCTGGCCAGCAAAACTTTTGCCGCGCTATCCGAATGGAATAACCCACGGTATCCAAATGCAACATACCACAGCAAACATACCGCATTAACAACCAACAAAACTAACATTAATAATGTTAGCACATGCTCTTTTTTTTGCTTATCGAACATGATTTCCTTCGAATAATTCCAATTCAGATCGGGCAGAAAGAATTGACTAAGAAACCCACCTCGCCCTCCACCGCTTCACAGGGAGAATCTAGCGCCAGAATAGTGTTTGGCACTGAATAAATATGCACGCCTGCCTGCTTCATTGAATACAGATCAGCAGGATATTTTTTCGGCCCATCATCCAACTGTGCACCAAATAAAACATCCCCCGCGCCATAGCTCACCGGCTCGTCTCGCAATGCATCGGATGGACAACCGATTAGCGACAAAGTAAATCTGCGTGCATAACGGTAGCTCTGCTCATCTTCTGAAAAATAAATCGGCTCCACTCTCCATCCTGGAGGAACACCTTGCAGCCATGCTTGAATTTTCTCTCGATACACTGCAGTTTCCACATTACACGGAAGAAGTTCTGACACGTCCACCAGTATTTGTCGCTGGACCAATGAAGGAGGAATAGATTTGTCGATAGCCCGCGCAGCGTCACGCAGTTGGGCATCGTCAGATATTGAATCGAGTGCACCGATTCTTTGAATTAACGAGGGGATGACATTCTTTGAGTTCCGAAAGGCCCGTTCAATGGACTGACGGTAAAGGTCAGCGCAAACAAGCGGATCATGCTGTGTCCGAATGGCTCCCCGGGCACGCGCCCCCAGCACCAGACGATCTGAAGCACTCCGGTATAATGAAACCAGCGCCTCCATTAATTGAGCATCACTGAATTCATCGGGCAGCTTCAAGACGGCATCATCCGGTAGATCTGCCATACTGCCATTGGCATTCACAATAGTGGCCAAGCCATGATTCATACAGTCCAGAACAGCGGCCGATGTCTCTCCACGCGAGAGAGTACGCAGCTGCACCCCCACATCTGCAGCATCCAGGTATCTACGATACAGGGATTCATCCGCCCAGCCTGTGATTCTAATCCGCGGAGCACACCCGCTTTTTCGAATATTCTCCAGCAGATCCACGCCATAAATGCCGCCAGCATTCTCTCCAACAAAGACCAAAACACAACGCTCATCCTTTGCTAAAAGAGAGTTCAACCAAGCGTGAAGAAGGCGATGATTCTGCTTTGTCGGCCCCAGCAGCCCGAAGCTACAAACCACGAACTGATCCGGCATGAGGCCCAGTGCATCACGTGCTTCCTTACGTGATATAGCGTCAGTTTCCACCAATTTGCGCATGAGAGGTACATACGTCCAGTCTCGATCAACATCGGTACCAAACCATTGAGCTGCCAGCCTTCGCGCATACTCAGAATGCACGATAACTCCATCTGCATTTTGCAGTACTGCATAATTACAGGGATACTTCATAATGGTATCTGTTGGATCATCAGCACCAAAACGATGCTGCAGGCCCATGTATCCATGACTCGCGTACAAGGCCTCCGTCCATATTCCTGGCTGAATACCGCCCCGATCCATGTGGGCAATAATTCCGGAGAGAAAGAAATCATGCAAAACAACTGTTCCAGGCACTTCTTTCAGCAAACTGAACATGTGCTGGTGATAGCTTGAATTACCAAAATGATAGACAACCCGGTCATAGTGCGAGGCGTTTTTTAAAAACCAGTCAATTGTCCTTTTTTTGCAATTGGCGTTGACCCATGAATCACTCACATCATCCTGTGCCAAGATAACGTCGATCTCGTAGTACCTTGCCAACGCAGGAAGTAGTTCAGCACTGTAGTCAGCAATACCGCTGCGTTCTGGCGGCAAGGGTGATACGTAGGCCAGACGTGGACGACAGCCTACTTCTGCGAGAAGAATATTATTCTCCCGCGCACGCTGTCTGTGGTAATGCTCCATTGCCTCGATGGTGCATTTTGCCGTTTTTTCCCATGAGAATCTGGCTGCCTGCTTGAGACCAGTATCTTCCAATCTCTTGCGGAACCCGTCATCCATCAAGACCTGCTGCAGCTTGTCTGCAATGGATTGATCACTCAATGGATCAAAGAGCGCATCATCACAGCCGACAACTTCGGGCAAGCTGGAACTGTTGGCCGCTATGACAGCGCGTCCACAGGCCATTGCCTCCAATGCCGGAAGTCCAAAGCCTTCGTGCCAAGATGGGAAGACGAATAGCTTGCACAGGTTATACAAAGCCAGCAGATCTTCTTCCGGGACAAAACCGGTCAGGATCAATTCATCTTCCGCTAGCCCCTCCTGCTGTGCCAATGCCTGCAAGCGTTTGCGATCAGGTAAGTGGATGGAGCAAACAACAGCCAATTGATGGCTGGCTCGCAGTTCCCAAGGCAGCAAAGCATAAGCGCGAATCAATCCTTCGATATTTTTTCGATAATCAATGCCGCCGGTATACATAACAAACGAACGAGACAATCCATAACGCTCACGTAAAGCGTTCTGGAAATCTGGTGCTACGGCCGTAGGGCAAAATATTGGATCGGCTGCAGTAGAAATATTAACGACGGCATCGGCAGGCATATTAAGATGGTCAATGCTCTCCTCGCGAGAGGATGCAGAGATGGCTAGATGCAAGTCTGCCTTACGCATATACGTCAGTTTTTCTTCGTACCAGCGGGAAACAACGGGGTTCGTCAGATAGTGATCCCGAT belongs to Acidovorax sp. YS12 and includes:
- a CDS encoding 3-oxoacyl-ACP reductase FabG; the encoded protein is MSNRVAFVTGASRGIGAACAKALAQEGYKLVLHARTAVSLNQLLEALPPSCAVESMLLTYDMAEQESISRSFQEIFKRFRRLDVLVNNAGIMEPAKLGMISQAALSRTLEVNLTAAILHMQGAAKLMTRSGGGAIVNMSSIVGRYGFEGQVPYAASKAGLIGATLSAAKELAAQRIRVNAIAPGYIETELNSQHTEEVHGQNLARVRMGRMGQPEDVAYLVRFLASDAADYITGQVIGVDGGMSL
- a CDS encoding acyl carrier protein; this translates as MENKLQDIFASSLGVTFESINDDLRYSEIPEWDSVAHMTLVAAIEEAFDIMIDAEDVIEMGSFAKAKLIVAKYLNP
- a CDS encoding glycosyltransferase family 2 protein gives rise to the protein MGLELSIVVPVYRSQSTLRELYRRVKTAMDLARIPFEIIFVEDGGGDDSWNIIKSISVEDSRIFGIKLGRNYGQHNALLCGIRAAQGRVIVTLDDDLQNPPEEIPKLLDQLNRGCDVVYGYPEVQTHGFFRNSASRITKLALGNMMGVEVASKTSAFRAFRGYIKESFVDYRSPAVNIEVLLTWGTTKFGHVVVKHDPRTAGESGYSLKKLMAHAINMATGFSTLPLRIASILGILFSMVGVVILIYVLFRYLAVDSPVPGFSFIASIVTIFAGAQLFCLGVIGEYLARMYSRAMEKPAYSVVERVGDRVEVDSSLRSES
- a CDS encoding glycosyltransferase; the encoded protein is MRIVIDMQGAQSTGSRHRGIGRYSLALAGSIARQRKEHEIILVLNGVFTESVPEIREIFSPLLPEDCIRIWHPTGASAYLEERNNWSRHSSELLREAFIATLRPDMVLITSLFEGLTDDAVTSTGLFRQNPSVAIVLYDLIPLIHRDHYLTNPVVSRWYEEKLTYMRKADLHLAISASSREESIDHLNMPADAVVNISTAADPIFCPTAVAPDFQNALRERYGLSRSFVMYTGGIDYRKNIEGLIRAYALLPWELRASHQLAVVCSIHLPDRKRLQALAQQEGLAEDELILTGFVPEEDLLALYNLCKLFVFPSWHEGFGLPALEAMACGRAVIAANSSSLPEVVGCDDALFDPLSDQSIADKLQQVLMDDGFRKRLEDTGLKQAARFSWEKTAKCTIEAMEHYHRQRARENNILLAEVGCRPRLAYVSPLPPERSGIADYSAELLPALARYYEIDVILAQDDVSDSWVNANCKKRTIDWFLKNASHYDRVVYHFGNSSYHQHMFSLLKEVPGTVVLHDFFLSGIIAHMDRGGIQPGIWTEALYASHGYMGLQHRFGADDPTDTIMKYPCNYAVLQNADGVIVHSEYARRLAAQWFGTDVDRDWTYVPLMRKLVETDAISRKEARDALGLMPDQFVVCSFGLLGPTKQNHRLLHAWLNSLLAKDERCVLVFVGENAGGIYGVDLLENIRKSGCAPRIRITGWADESLYRRYLDAADVGVQLRTLSRGETSAAVLDCMNHGLATIVNANGSMADLPDDAVLKLPDEFSDAQLMEALVSLYRSASDRLVLGARARGAIRTQHDPLVCADLYRQSIERAFRNSKNVIPSLIQRIGALDSISDDAQLRDAARAIDKSIPPSLVQRQILVDVSELLPCNVETAVYREKIQAWLQGVPPGWRVEPIYFSEDEQSYRYARRFTLSLIGCPSDALRDEPVSYGAGDVLFGAQLDDGPKKYPADLYSMKQAGVHIYSVPNTILALDSPCEAVEGEVGFLVNSFCPI